One window of the Chryseotalea sp. WA131a genome contains the following:
- a CDS encoding C39 family peptidase encodes MQLSASSCFPFPFYKQADAMDCGPTCLRMVAKYQGKNYSLTQPASQSLHYPRRCFYVEH; translated from the coding sequence TTGCAATTGTCTGCTAGCTCTTGCTTTCCGTTCCCATTTTATAAGCAAGCAGATGCCATGGACTGCGGCCCAACTTGCCTGCGCATGGTGGCCAAATACCAAGGCAAAAACTACAGCCTTACGCAACCTGCAAGCCAAAGCTTACATTACCCGCGAAGGTGTTTCTATGTTGAGCATTAG
- a CDS encoding response regulator transcription factor, translating to MASKKCRVLIVDQLPIIRIGLSCLLEDSNFSLLIANSSLEGSIILREEKVDLLIIDFYREDRAGYAVIVDSLKSYPALNVILFTSIKESNLLYRLYEKGCSIISKSESPEAILKGIKATLIGKKFLSQELNYIKNIKENTYQSRPLQFTKQEEKIVALISVGLSSDEIAHTIQLSKNTVDTYRRRLLKKFQFNNIMELINYAKSIHSL from the coding sequence ACTAATAGTCGATCAATTACCTATAATTCGTATAGGACTCAGCTGCTTACTAGAAGATTCTAATTTCTCTTTATTGATCGCTAACAGTTCTTTGGAGGGCAGTATAATTTTACGAGAGGAAAAAGTAGATCTTTTGATAATCGACTTCTACAGGGAAGATCGTGCTGGATATGCCGTAATAGTTGATTCCCTTAAATCTTACCCGGCTTTGAATGTAATACTCTTTACTTCTATCAAAGAGAGCAATTTATTATATAGGCTTTATGAAAAAGGGTGCAGTATTATATCTAAAAGTGAATCCCCAGAAGCAATATTAAAAGGAATTAAAGCAACCCTGATCGGTAAAAAATTTCTGAGCCAAGAATTAAACTATATCAAAAACATCAAAGAAAACACATACCAATCGCGACCATTGCAATTCACAAAACAAGAAGAAAAAATAGTAGCATTAATATCTGTTGGTCTTTCCAGTGATGAAATTGCCCATACAATACAACTATCAAAAAATACTGTTGACACTTATCGAAGAAGGCTGCTTAAAAAATTCCAGTTTAATAACATAATGGAACTTATCAACTATGCTAAATCCATTCATAGCCTTTAA
- a CDS encoding 4-hydroxy-tetrahydrodipicolinate synthase, giving the protein MRKLYGTGVALVTPFNSDKTIDFGSLKKLLEYTAKGGDYYVVMGTTGESVTLSKEEKKEVLEFVRKNNPKKLPIVYGIGGNNTQQVVEEIESTNLLGISALLSVSPYYNKPSQEGIYQHFVHVANTSPVPIILYNVPGRTASNLTAETTLRLAKHKNVIGIKEASGNLEQCMNIAKGKPKDFMLISGDDLLTLPLYAVGGVGVISVLANALPEVFKKIKDFALAGRYNKAQQVAFTLLELNGLMYEEGNPVGVKYLLKLKGIGTGEVRLPMVKASNQLRVKIDKVYKQPI; this is encoded by the coding sequence ATGAGGAAATTATACGGCACGGGTGTGGCGTTGGTAACGCCTTTTAATTCTGACAAAACGATTGATTTCGGCTCTCTTAAAAAATTACTGGAGTACACCGCCAAGGGTGGAGATTATTATGTGGTGATGGGCACTACGGGTGAGTCAGTAACCTTGAGCAAGGAAGAAAAGAAAGAAGTACTTGAATTTGTGCGAAAGAACAATCCAAAAAAACTACCCATTGTGTATGGCATTGGCGGCAACAATACGCAGCAAGTGGTGGAAGAAATTGAATCGACTAATTTGCTCGGAATAAGTGCTTTGCTATCAGTAAGTCCGTATTACAACAAACCATCGCAAGAGGGCATTTATCAGCATTTCGTTCACGTTGCAAATACATCCCCCGTGCCGATTATTCTTTACAATGTACCGGGCCGCACCGCCTCAAATCTTACGGCAGAAACTACCTTACGCTTAGCCAAGCATAAAAATGTTATTGGTATCAAAGAGGCTTCGGGAAATCTGGAGCAATGCATGAACATTGCGAAAGGTAAACCGAAAGACTTTATGCTTATTTCGGGCGATGACTTGCTTACCCTTCCATTATATGCGGTTGGTGGTGTTGGAGTTATTTCCGTTTTGGCCAATGCACTCCCAGAAGTATTTAAGAAAATAAAAGATTTTGCCCTTGCGGGGAGATACAACAAAGCTCAACAAGTAGCCTTTACGTTATTGGAATTGAATGGCCTTATGTACGAAGAAGGAAATCCGGTGGGTGTAAAATATCTACTTAAGCTAAAAGGCATTGGCACTGGAGAAGTTCGCTTGCCGATGGTTAAGGCTTCAAATCAGTTGCGAGTAAAGATTGACAAAGTCTACAAACAACCGATATAA